A single Lolium perenne isolate Kyuss_39 chromosome 6, Kyuss_2.0, whole genome shotgun sequence DNA region contains:
- the LOC127310860 gene encoding uncharacterized protein — MSGVPREPAEHHLHVWPEANPVKQPLRRFAEDRRKAIASLIRFASRLGEKALPLYQLLKKSDTFVWSPQEDAAFRDLKRMLSTAPILASPTSKEPMLMYIAATNRMVSAVLVVEHKEEGKEQAVQRPVYYLSEVLSQSKQNYPHYQKLTYGVYMAVRKLKHYFQEHPIKLDFTASNNVAEYEALIHGLKLAKEIGVHRILCFGDSDLVIQQASGEWDVKDANMASYHFHVQQIAGFFKGCEFHHVPRANNEAADALSKIGSTRQAIPPGVTLEHLRKPSITPLPDFDPIYVSADPGVLQPDPGVPQSDPGASQPNPGAPQPDPGASQPNSGARQPDPGASQPDPGASEPETTVASVFEIKCVPSWAQQFLSYLADGKLPEDRVQASVSGVFQRCIETDEGIELLREIHHGECGHHASSRAIVGKAFRHGFYWPTALKDAKNMVRACNGCQRFAKKRHAPASALKTIPITWPFVVWGLDKFTKWIEAKPIKKLDGSTVVTFLKDIILRYSYPHSIITDNSTNFAQGVFSRFCGEKGIQMDLASVAHPESNRQVEKANGLILADIRPRLVEPLERAAGC; from the exons AtgtcgggtgtgccgagggagccgGCTGAGCACCACCTTCACGTATGGCCTGAGGCCAATCCGGTGAAGCAACCTCTCCGCCGCTTCGCCGAAGATAGGAGAAAGGCCATTG CCTCCTTGATCCGCTTcgccagccggctgggggagaaggcactgcccttgTACCAGCTGCTCAAGAAGTCAGACACCTTCGTCTGGTCTCCGCAGGAGGACGCGGCATTCCGTGACCTGAAGCGCATGTTATCAACTGCGCCCATCTTAGCATCGCCGACTTCCAAAGAGCCAATGCTGATGTACATAGCTGCCACCAACCGCATGGTCAGCgccgtcctggtggtggagcacaAGGAAGAGGGTAAGGAGCAGGCGGTCCAGCGCCCAGTTTATTACCTTAGCGAGGTGCTCTCACAGtccaagcaaaactacccccactaccagaagctcACCTACGGTGTGTACATGGCGGTCaggaaactcaagcactacttccaagagcatcccatcAAG CTCGACTTCACCGCGTCCAACAATGTGGCAGAGTACgaggcgctcattcatgggctcaagctggccaaggagataggaGTGCATCGCatcctctgcttcggcgactccgacttggttatacagcaagcttCTGGCGAATGGGACGTGAAGGATGCCAACATGGCATCGTAccacttccacgtccagcagatcGCCGGCTTCTTCaaggggtgtgagtttcaccatgtgccccgTGCCAACAACGAGGCAGCTGACGCACTATCCAAGatcggctcaacccggcaagctataCCACCAGGCGTCACCCTGGAACACTTGCGAAAGCCATCCATCACACCTTTGCCGGATTTCGACCCCATATACGTGTCGGCTGACCCGGGGGTTCTTCAGCCGGACCCGGGGGTTCCTCAGTcggacccgggggcttctcagccgaacccgggggctcctCAGCcggacccgggggcttctcagccaaactcgGGTGCTCGCCAGCcggacccgggggcttctcagccggaCCCGGGGGCTTCCGAGCCGGAGACAACAGTGGCAAGCGTGTTCGAGATAAAATGTGTACCATCATGGGCACAACAATTCCTCTCATACCTGGCCGATGGCAAGCTGCCCGAGGACCGAGTCCAAGCCAG cgtaagtggggtgttccagcgctgCATCGAGACGGATGAAGGGATAGagctcctcagagagatccaccacgGAGAGTGCGGCCACcatgcctcctccagagccatcGTGGGCAAAGCCTTCCGCCATGGCTTCTATTGGCCAACTGCATTGAAAGATGCTAAGAACATGGTCAGGGCATGCAATGGCTGCCAGCGCTTCGCTAAGAAAAGGCATGCGCCGGCTTCCGCCCTGAAGACTATCCCCATTACTTGGCCATTTGTTGTGTGGGGCCTCGACAAg ttcaccaagtggatagaggcCAAGCCCATCAAGAAATTGGATGGTTCCACGGTCGTCACCTTCCTCAAGGACATCATTTTGCGATACAGCTATccccatagcatcatcaccgacaacagcACCAACTTCGCCCAAGGGGTCTTCTCTCGCTTCTGTGGGGAAAAAGGGATCCAGATGGACCTAGCGTCCGTGGCCCACCCTGAGTCCAACAGACAGGTGGAGAAAGCCAACGGCTTGATCCTGGCCGACATCCGGCCCCGGTTGGTTGAGCCACTGGAGCGCGCCGCCGGCTGctag